The Mycolicibacterium parafortuitum nucleotide sequence GCCACCGCCACCGCCGACGACAGCACCTACGCCGGCATCGTCCGGTTGGCTCAGCAGGCCGGCGCCGAGAGTGCACCGGTGGTGCGTCTGGCCGACCGCTACGCGGCCTTCTTCCTGCCGCTGGCCCTTCTGATGGCCGGCGCGGCGTGGCTGGCCAGCGGCTCGGCGGTGCGTGCGGTGGCCGTGCTGGTGGTGGCCACCCCGTGCCCGCTGCTGCTGGCGGCGCCGGTGGCCATCGTGTCCGGGCTGTCGCGGGCGTCCCGGGTCGGGGTGGTGATCCGCAGCGGCGGCGCGCTGGAGAACCTGGGCCACGCCTCGACGTTGGTGATGGACAAGACCGGCACGCTGACGATGGGTCGCCCGCAGGTCGTCGACGTCGTCGCGGCGCCGGGCACCGACGCCGGCGAGATCCTGCGGCTGGCCGCCTCGGTGGACCAGCTGTCCCAGCATGTGCTCGCCGAAGCCATCGTCACCGAGGCGACGGCCCGCGGACTGCAGCTGTCGCTGCCCACCGACTCCGCCGAGGAGGCGGGCCGCGGGGTGAGCGCCACCTTGGACGGCGTCCGCGTCACCGTCGGGAAGCTGAGTGACACCGCCACCGCCACCGCCGAGTGGATGCAGACCGCGCTCAGCCGCGCCCGGCTCGACAATGCGGCGATGGTCTGGGTCGCCGTCGACGTCGCACCGCGCGGTGCCGTGCTGCTGCGGGATCCGTTACGCCGGCAGGCCCCCCGGACGATGCGCAGACTGCGCGGCGCCGGGATCGACCGGCTGGTGATGCTCACCGGCGACCGGGCCGAGCCCGCGCGTGAAGTCGCCACCGTGCTCGGCCTCGACGAGGTCTACGCCCAGCAGACCCCCGCCGACAAGGTCGCCGCGGTGCGCGCCGAACGCGAACGTGCGGTGACGGTGATGGTCGGTGACGGCATCAACGACGCGCCCGCGCTGGCCGCCGCCACCGTGGGGGTGGCGATGGGTGCGCGCGGCGCCACCGCGTCGTCGGAGGCCGCCGACGTGGTGCTGACCACCGACCGGCTCGACCGCCTCGCCGACGCGATGGACATCGCGCGGTGGTCGCGGCGCATCGCCGTGCAGTCCGCCGTGGTCGGCATGACGTTGTCGGTCGCGGCGATGGCGGCGGCCGCGTTCGGCCTGCTTCCCCCGGCGGCCGGCGCGTTGCTGCAGGAGGCCATCGACGTGTCGGTGATCCTCAACGCGCTGCGCGCACTGCGCCCCAATCCGCGCACCACGGTGCCGCTGCCGGCGGACACCGAGGCGATGCTGCGCGGGTTCGCCGCCGAGCACGACGAACTGCGCGAGGCCCTCGCCCAGATCCGGGACAGCGCAGACCGACTGGCACAGAGCCCCGATGAGGCCGCGCTGGACTCGGTGCGCCGCACCAACCGGCTGCTGGTCGAACGGATACTGCCGCACGAACGCGCCGAGGAGACCGCGCTGTACCCGGCGCTGGCCTCACCGCTGCGCAGCGGTGAGGCGACCGCCACCATGAGCCGCACCCACGCCGAGATCCAGCGGCTCGCCGACCGCATCGGCACGCACGTGCAACTGGCCGAGCAGGCCGGCGGGATCCAGCCCGAACAGGTCGAGGATCTGCTGGCATGCCTCTACGGCCTCTACGCCGTGCTACGCCTGCATTTCACCCAGGAAGAGGAGAACTACTTCGCGCTGGCCGACGACGACCCCGAGGGCTGACCGGATCAGCGCGCGTCGAGGCACACCCGGTGGGCCGCGGCGACCGTGTCGGGCAGCGGCGCCCCGGTGTCGAGCGGATACGCACCCGGCCAGTCCGTCTCCCACCGCGACAGCTCGGCCGCCAGTTCCGGGGTGGCGTCCGAGGTCGTCGGCCCCCGGTGCGCGATCCGCCGCTGGGCCTCGGGAACCGGTACGGTGCACCGCAGTTCGACGAGCGCGGAGTGTGTTTCCGCCGCGACGGCGTGTGCGCGGTCGCGGTGCCCGGCGTCGCGCCAGGTGCCGTCCAGCACCACCGAATGCCCGGCCCCGAGCCAGCCGCGCGCCCGGTCCAGCACCTCGTCGTAGACCGCCGACACGTTCTCCTCGGAGTAGAGACCGGCGCCGAGGTCCCCGGCCCGGCCGTGCACCGCGCCGGCGCGGATCAGCTCGCGCCGCACGTCGTCGGTCGAGATCACCTGTGCGTCAAGCGCTTCGGCCAGCCCGCGGGCCACGGTGGTCTTTCCCGTGCCGGGGCCGCCGCCGACCATCACCAGCCGCACCGCACCCGACCTCAGATGCGACCGCGCCATCGAGAGGTGGTGTCGCGCCTCGGGGACCGAGTCGTCGCGGCCCTGGCCGGCGCGCACACAGTCGGTCTTGGCGCGCACGGTCGCGCGGTAGGCGATGCAGAAGTGCCGCAGGGAGGCCGGGGCGGCGTCGCCGGCGCGGCGGCAGTACTCGTCGAGGAACAGCGCACCGAGGTCGGGACGGCCGAGGAATTCCAGATCCATCGCCAGGAATGCCGCGTCGTCGACCCCGTCGACGTAGCGGAGTTGGTCGTCGAACTCCAGGCAGTCCAGCATCACCGGCCCGTCCGCGGTGCAGAAGATGTCCTGGGCCAACAGATCTCCGTGCCCGTCGACGACCCGGCCGTCCGTGATCCGGCCCGCGTAGAGAGCCCCACGGCCGGCCAGATACCGCTCGGCGCGGCACGCGATCTCGGCCAGGGACGCCTCGTCGAGCAGCGTCCCCGCGTGCCGCCGCAGCTCGGTCACATTGTGCCGCCACCGCCGTGTCAGCGCCTCGACGGTGGCCTCGTGGTCGATCTGCGGTCCGCGGTCGGCGCCGCGATGGAACCCGGCCAGGATCCCGGCGATCGTCACCAGCCATCCCCGGACGTCGTCGCCGGCGCGCACCAGCGCGGCCAGCCGCTCGCTGTCGGGATACCTGCGCATCACGATCACCGGCTCCGGCTCACCGGCCGGCGACCGGTAGGACCCCAGACCGAGATACGCCTCGGGGGCCAGCCGCCGGTTCAGCTCCAGCTCCCGGCGGCACGCGGCCTCTCGCTTGTCGCTGGTGCCGAAGTCGAGGAAGTCGGTGCACACCGGTTTCTTCACCTTGTACGCACGGTCGCCCACCAGCACGACCAGCCCGGTGTGTGTCTCGTGGAGTTCGGCGCCGAGATCGCCGCGGTCCGGGCTCACCCGGACGCCGACTGGGTCGCCGTCACCAGCACCTTCAACGCCCCGGAGTTCGCGGCGTCACTGAAAACCTCATAGGCCGTGTCGAATTCGTCCATGGTGAAACGGTGGGTGACCATCGGCGAGGTGTCGAGCCTGCCGGAGGCGACCAGCCCGATCAAGGTGGGCGTGGAGAACGTGTCCACCAGCCCGGTCGTGATGGTCAGGTTCTTACTCCAGATCTGCTCCAGATGCAGGGTGGCCGGGGCGCCGTGCACCCCGATGTTGGCGACGTGCCCGCCCGGACGCACCAGGCGCACCGACTCCTCGAAGGTCTCGGGCACACCGACGGCCTCCATCACCACGTCGGCTCCGAGCCCCGCGGTCAGTTCGTCGATGACGTCACGGGCCGACTGCGTTCCGGAGTTCACGGTGAGGTCGGCGCCCAGCGCGCGCGCAGCGTCCAACCGGGCGTCGGCGAGATCGATCGCCACGATGTGGCTGGGGCTGTACAGCTTCGCGGTGAGGATCGCGGCCAGGCCGATCGGCCCGGCGCCGACGATCGCGACCACGTCGCCCGGGGCGACGGTGCCGGCGAGCACACCGACTTCGTAGGAGGTGGGCAGGATGTCGGCCAGCACGATCATCTGCTCATCGCTGACCCCGGGCGGCACCCGGTGGGTCGAGTTGTCGGCGAACGGCACCCGGACGTACTCGGCCTGGGTGCCGTCGATGTAGCGGCCAAGGATCCACCCGCCACCTCCCAGGCACTGGCCGTAGTGGCCCTGCCTGCAGTACCGGCACGCCCCGCACGAGCTGACACAGGAGACCAGCACCCGGTCCCCGACCGACAGCGTCTGCACGGCGGCGCCGGTCGCGGTGACGGTGCCGACCGCCTCGTGGCCGAGGATCCGTCCCGACTCCACCTCCGGCACATCCCCTTTGAGGATGTGCAGATCGGTGCCACAGATCGTCACCGCGTCGACGCGGACGATCGCATCACCGGCGTGCAAGATCTGCGGGTCGGGAACCTCCTGCCAGAAGCGGCGTCCGGGTCCGTCGTACACCATCGCGAACATGTCGCACCCCTTTCAGGACGGTCCGGCCGGGGTGATCAGCCCGTAGTCGCCGTCGTAGCGTCGGTAGAGGACGCCGGCGCGGCCCTGCGCCGCGTCGACGTAGAACAGGAACGGACGGTCGAGCAGTGCGAGCCGCTGCACCGCGTCCTGCTCGCGAAGGCAGGGCAGCGGTTGGGTGCTGATCGTCACCCTGCCCTGGTGCGGCGCCAGCGTGTCGGCGACCGACGGCGCCACCAGCGCCGCCCGGTAGCCCGCGGATCCGTCCCGGTACACGACCACCGCTGTGCCCGAACCACTTTCGGTGAACAGGTGAAAGTCGTAGTCGAGCAGCTCCATCTCGGTCACGGCGTCGTCGAGCGTGCAGGGCGCCATCGCGTAGGACTTGCGGCGCACGATCCGGGGAGC carries:
- a CDS encoding heavy metal translocating P-type ATPase, translated to MADATGRLRALLEPALVVLTVGALAAGGVAWLVSARTVADICWAVGTLIAVVPAVAWVLGALRQGRLGVDLIAVLSLVGTLWVGEYLAGSLIAVMLAGGRALESAASRRASRDLKALLERAPRFARRRVGDQVTTVALDEVAAGDLLVIAPGDVVPVDGRVADVAAVLDESALTGEPLHVERPVGDAVRSGVVNAGGAFELRATATADDSTYAGIVRLAQQAGAESAPVVRLADRYAAFFLPLALLMAGAAWLASGSAVRAVAVLVVATPCPLLLAAPVAIVSGLSRASRVGVVIRSGGALENLGHASTLVMDKTGTLTMGRPQVVDVVAAPGTDAGEILRLAASVDQLSQHVLAEAIVTEATARGLQLSLPTDSAEEAGRGVSATLDGVRVTVGKLSDTATATAEWMQTALSRARLDNAAMVWVAVDVAPRGAVLLRDPLRRQAPRTMRRLRGAGIDRLVMLTGDRAEPAREVATVLGLDEVYAQQTPADKVAAVRAERERAVTVMVGDGINDAPALAAATVGVAMGARGATASSEAADVVLTTDRLDRLADAMDIARWSRRIAVQSAVVGMTLSVAAMAAAAFGLLPPAAGALLQEAIDVSVILNALRALRPNPRTTVPLPADTEAMLRGFAAEHDELREALAQIRDSADRLAQSPDEAALDSVRRTNRLLVERILPHERAEETALYPALASPLRSGEATATMSRTHAEIQRLADRIGTHVQLAEQAGGIQPEQVEDLLACLYGLYAVLRLHFTQEEENYFALADDDPEG
- a CDS encoding AAA family ATPase, giving the protein MSPDRGDLGAELHETHTGLVVLVGDRAYKVKKPVCTDFLDFGTSDKREAACRRELELNRRLAPEAYLGLGSYRSPAGEPEPVIVMRRYPDSERLAALVRAGDDVRGWLVTIAGILAGFHRGADRGPQIDHEATVEALTRRWRHNVTELRRHAGTLLDEASLAEIACRAERYLAGRGALYAGRITDGRVVDGHGDLLAQDIFCTADGPVMLDCLEFDDQLRYVDGVDDAAFLAMDLEFLGRPDLGALFLDEYCRRAGDAAPASLRHFCIAYRATVRAKTDCVRAGQGRDDSVPEARHHLSMARSHLRSGAVRLVMVGGGPGTGKTTVARGLAEALDAQVISTDDVRRELIRAGAVHGRAGDLGAGLYSEENVSAVYDEVLDRARGWLGAGHSVVLDGTWRDAGHRDRAHAVAAETHSALVELRCTVPVPEAQRRIAHRGPTTSDATPELAAELSRWETDWPGAYPLDTGAPLPDTVAAAHRVCLDAR
- a CDS encoding alcohol dehydrogenase catalytic domain-containing protein, whose amino-acid sequence is MFAMVYDGPGRRFWQEVPDPQILHAGDAIVRVDAVTICGTDLHILKGDVPEVESGRILGHEAVGTVTATGAAVQTLSVGDRVLVSCVSSCGACRYCRQGHYGQCLGGGGWILGRYIDGTQAEYVRVPFADNSTHRVPPGVSDEQMIVLADILPTSYEVGVLAGTVAPGDVVAIVGAGPIGLAAILTAKLYSPSHIVAIDLADARLDAARALGADLTVNSGTQSARDVIDELTAGLGADVVMEAVGVPETFEESVRLVRPGGHVANIGVHGAPATLHLEQIWSKNLTITTGLVDTFSTPTLIGLVASGRLDTSPMVTHRFTMDEFDTAYEVFSDAANSGALKVLVTATQSASG